One genomic region from Nostoc sphaeroides encodes:
- a CDS encoding foldase protein PrsA gives MLQPIPITNEDILHQVKVSCKIPEIVKQIVTSKVIITAAEQAGIKVEVEEVQKAADQIRLANKLDNADDTWNWLEKHGLSIDDFEEIAYMSLISSKLVKHLFADKVEPYFFENQLDYVCVVMYEVVLDDEDLALELFYAIKEGEMSFYDVAHKYIQDIELRRQGGYLGIIRRKDLKSDISAAVFAATVPQVLKPIVTSKGLHLIFVEEIIQAELDNKLRNQIITDLFNEWIKQQMKEVEVAMNLSA, from the coding sequence ATGTTACAACCTATCCCCATTACCAACGAAGATATTCTTCACCAAGTTAAGGTATCTTGTAAAATTCCTGAAATAGTTAAGCAGATTGTTACTAGCAAGGTGATTATAACAGCTGCTGAACAAGCTGGGATAAAAGTAGAGGTTGAGGAAGTTCAGAAAGCAGCAGACCAAATACGTTTAGCTAATAAACTCGATAATGCTGATGATACATGGAACTGGTTAGAGAAACATGGTTTATCTATAGATGATTTTGAAGAAATCGCTTACATGAGTCTCATCTCTAGTAAATTGGTAAAACATCTGTTTGCAGATAAAGTCGAACCCTATTTCTTTGAAAACCAACTAGATTATGTTTGCGTGGTGATGTATGAAGTTGTTCTAGATGATGAAGATTTAGCTCTAGAACTCTTCTATGCGATAAAGGAAGGTGAGATGAGTTTCTATGACGTTGCCCACAAATACATTCAGGATATAGAATTGCGTCGCCAAGGTGGATATTTGGGGATAATACGCCGCAAAGATTTAAAATCAGACATTTCGGCTGCTGTCTTTGCTGCTACAGTGCCTCAGGTTCTTAAACCGATAGTGACTTCTAAGGGATTACATCTAATTTTCGTGGAGGAGATTATCCAGGCAGAATTGGATAACAAACTGCGTAATCAAATTATCACTGATTTATTTAATGAGTGGATTAAGCAACAAATGAAAGAAGTTGAAGTTGCAATGAATTTGTCAGCCTAA
- a CDS encoding HlyD family efflux transporter periplasmic adaptor subunit: MPNTLNGKVQTQIYEVEQGKEIFREQTPAISTDDWAYATKDLLDSLPQVWTRGLLYFLVVFVSIILPWAMLSKVDETGTARGRLEPKGKTVRLDAAVAGTVAEIRVKEGDSVKVGQTLLVLESELVKAEMRQAQEKLEGQLNRLSQLNSSKSQLVVSLTTQQQQNQSQQLEKQAQIDQARQNMNTLRNSYDLQKDEKLSQVNQARQTLEHSQTANKLVNSSLASTQREVERYRTLWQSGVVPEINVVQKQDIAKDKQQLYEQNKSDIQQAKLRLLEQQSSYERTIRQANADIEQALLRLKEQERSYQTLTRSSKLALLKIDEQQKNLETEITTLQAEIAQSKSQIVSLKFQLGQRELRATVNGRVFQLPIQRAGSVVQPGAMIAEIAPQGSPLIIRAQMATTESGFLRRGLPVKLKFDAYPFQDYGVLEGELLEISPTTVEVETPNGKVAAYDLEIALKQNCIPSANKCIALRPGDTATAEVIVRQRRIIDFLLDPFKQLQQGGVKL, translated from the coding sequence ATGCCAAACACATTAAATGGAAAAGTTCAAACCCAAATCTATGAGGTAGAACAGGGCAAGGAAATTTTCAGAGAGCAAACACCAGCCATATCAACTGATGATTGGGCTTACGCAACCAAGGATTTACTTGATAGTTTACCCCAGGTTTGGACAAGGGGATTGCTGTATTTTTTGGTGGTGTTTGTGTCGATCATTTTACCTTGGGCGATGCTGTCTAAGGTGGATGAAACGGGTACGGCAAGAGGGCGACTTGAGCCAAAGGGAAAGACAGTTAGGCTGGATGCAGCTGTGGCGGGTACTGTTGCCGAAATTCGGGTAAAGGAAGGTGATTCAGTTAAAGTTGGGCAGACTTTATTGGTATTGGAATCAGAATTAGTTAAGGCGGAAATGCGGCAGGCACAGGAGAAGTTGGAGGGACAACTAAATCGACTTTCTCAGTTAAATTCATCTAAAAGTCAGTTAGTTGTATCTTTAACAACGCAACAGCAACAAAATCAATCTCAACAGTTAGAAAAGCAGGCTCAAATTGATCAAGCGCGACAGAATATGAATACTCTGAGGAATTCCTATGATTTACAAAAAGACGAAAAATTATCTCAAGTTAATCAGGCACGTCAAACTCTTGAGCATAGTCAAACTGCTAATAAGTTAGTAAACAGTAGTTTGGCGAGTACCCAGAGGGAAGTTGAACGCTATCGGACTCTTTGGCAGTCAGGGGTTGTTCCAGAAATTAATGTTGTTCAGAAGCAAGATATAGCTAAAGACAAGCAACAGTTATACGAACAAAATAAGTCAGATATTCAGCAGGCTAAACTACGTTTGCTAGAACAACAGAGTAGTTATGAGCGGACTATTCGGCAAGCAAATGCAGATATTGAGCAGGCACTGTTGCGACTGAAAGAACAGGAAAGGAGTTATCAGACCTTAACTCGTTCCAGCAAACTTGCTTTACTAAAAATCGACGAACAACAGAAGAATTTAGAAACAGAAATTACTACGCTTCAAGCAGAAATTGCTCAAAGCAAGAGTCAGATTGTCTCGTTAAAGTTTCAGTTAGGACAACGAGAGTTAAGAGCCACCGTCAATGGTAGAGTGTTTCAGTTACCGATACAACGCGCTGGGTCTGTGGTGCAGCCAGGAGCAATGATTGCGGAGATTGCACCCCAAGGTTCGCCTTTAATAATTCGGGCGCAGATGGCGACAACTGAGAGTGGCTTTTTGCGAAGAGGATTACCAGTAAAGCTAAAGTTTGATGCTTATCCGTTTCAGGATTATGGCGTCCTTGAAGGAGAATTGTTAGAAATTTCTCCTACTACCGTAGAGGTGGAAACACCTAATGGAAAGGTAGCAGCTTATGACTTAGAAATTGCCCTAAAACAAAATTGTATTCCCTCGGCTAATAAGTGTATTGCCTTGCGTCCTGGGGATACGGCGACGGCTGAGGTAATTGTGCGTCAGCGTCGGATTATTGATTTTCTGCTTGATCCGTTTAAGCAGTTGCAGCAAGGTGGGGTGAAATTGTAA
- a CDS encoding peptidase domain-containing ABC transporter, which produces MAQDISAQLVSLEQFNHTLGYSLSTEEFQQCLQQVKFINPKVGKFWQGTDAQPGIYIAIAGKVRLLDNADELIATLERGDSFGEFTLLKEVDFRPYAARASVNLQLCFVPGEVLWPLMAKYPQIREHLWAKARSRNPQQGDSDNTPVLPSDSKRLHETKILSTPAVKPREKKISKAYFPNSRQRVGHLLQRVIRRYPFFAQQSGSDCGAACLVMVSRYWGKNFSVNRLRDIANVDRNGSSLRGLSAAAESIGFSTRPVKASLDQLAKQKLPAIAHWEGKHYIVVYEITPKHVIVADPAIGQCSLSHAEFKANWTGYTLLLQPTAWLKDAKETSTPFWQFFELMKPHSLVMLEVFVASLFIQIFGLVTPLFTQLILDRVVVQRSELTLTAVGLGLLIFSLFRVAMTGLRQYLLDHTANKLDLALIVGFIRHTLRLPLSYFESRYVGDIISRVQENRKIQRFLSGEALSILLDLVTVFIYLGLMFWYSWKMALLVLVIVPPFLLLALIATPFLQKISREIFNAVANESSYLIEALSGVRTVKSTAVEQTVRWHWEELLSKEVKTNFSGQIISNRLQIFSNTIEAVVTTILLWFGAYQVIHNQLTIGQLVAFNMLLGNIIRPFQRLTVLWNQLQEVVIAVERINDVLDAEPEEDLQQQARQSLPPIQGNIRFDNVTFRYHPESDINVLENLSFEIHSGQMVALVGRSGSGKTTISKLVLGLYPPTDGKVLIDGHDITSLSLRSLREQVGVVDQDTFLFGGTIRENISLAHPGATLAEIIEAARLAGADEFIKKLPMGYETQIGEGGGMLSGGQRQRIAIAKALLGNPKLLILDEATSHLDAESERIIQTNLNTILKGRTTLVIAHRLSTVRNADLILVLDRGVLIESGTHKELMAKRGHYFYLNHQQMDVAG; this is translated from the coding sequence ATGGCGCAAGATATATCTGCTCAATTGGTTTCTCTAGAACAGTTCAACCATACTCTGGGTTATTCTCTTTCGACAGAGGAATTTCAACAATGCCTTCAACAAGTTAAATTTATCAACCCAAAAGTCGGTAAATTCTGGCAAGGAACTGATGCTCAACCAGGAATCTATATTGCGATCGCTGGTAAGGTCAGGTTGCTAGATAACGCCGATGAGTTAATCGCCACTTTAGAGCGAGGTGACTCATTTGGAGAATTTACCTTGTTGAAGGAGGTTGACTTTAGACCTTACGCTGCAAGGGCTTCAGTCAACTTACAATTATGCTTCGTTCCGGGTGAAGTGTTGTGGCCATTGATGGCTAAATATCCCCAAATTCGGGAGCATTTGTGGGCTAAGGCGCGATCGCGTAACCCCCAACAGGGGGACTCGGATAACACTCCAGTCCTGCCATCTGACTCAAAACGGCTGCATGAAACGAAGATTTTGTCAACGCCAGCAGTCAAGCCACGCGAGAAAAAAATAAGCAAAGCCTATTTTCCCAACTCCAGGCAACGAGTAGGGCATTTATTACAGCGTGTGATCCGGCGCTATCCGTTTTTTGCCCAACAGAGTGGATCGGATTGCGGTGCAGCTTGTTTAGTGATGGTGTCTCGTTATTGGGGGAAAAACTTTAGTGTCAATCGCCTGCGGGATATCGCCAATGTTGACCGCAATGGCTCATCACTGCGGGGGTTATCGGCGGCGGCGGAAAGTATTGGGTTTTCCACGCGACCTGTAAAAGCGAGTCTTGACCAATTAGCGAAGCAAAAATTGCCTGCGATCGCTCACTGGGAAGGCAAACATTACATCGTTGTCTACGAAATTACCCCCAAACACGTCATTGTAGCCGACCCCGCCATTGGGCAATGCAGCCTCAGCCACGCTGAATTTAAAGCCAACTGGACTGGCTATACCCTGCTGCTGCAACCTACAGCCTGGTTGAAGGATGCCAAAGAGACTTCTACTCCTTTTTGGCAATTCTTTGAGTTGATGAAGCCTCACTCTTTAGTAATGCTAGAAGTGTTTGTCGCTTCCTTATTTATCCAGATATTTGGACTGGTTACTCCCTTATTTACCCAGTTAATTTTAGACCGAGTAGTAGTGCAGCGTTCTGAACTAACCTTAACGGCGGTGGGGTTAGGATTACTAATTTTTAGTTTATTCCGTGTGGCGATGACAGGGTTGCGGCAATATCTGTTAGACCACACGGCGAATAAGCTCGATTTAGCACTAATTGTCGGATTTATTCGTCATACCTTGCGGCTGCCCTTGAGTTACTTTGAGTCGCGTTATGTGGGGGATATTATCTCTCGTGTACAGGAAAACCGTAAAATTCAACGCTTCCTCTCCGGTGAAGCATTGTCCATCCTGCTAGATTTAGTCACTGTCTTTATCTACTTAGGATTGATGTTTTGGTACAGTTGGAAAATGGCGTTGCTAGTATTGGTGATTGTACCGCCTTTTTTGCTGCTGGCATTAATTGCCACACCTTTTTTACAAAAGATTTCTAGGGAAATCTTTAACGCTGTTGCTAATGAAAGCAGCTATCTGATTGAAGCCCTTTCTGGTGTGCGAACAGTTAAATCTACAGCAGTAGAACAGACAGTGCGTTGGCATTGGGAAGAGTTATTAAGTAAAGAAGTAAAAACTAACTTTTCCGGGCAAATTATCAGCAATCGCCTGCAAATATTCAGCAACACAATTGAAGCAGTAGTAACTACCATCTTGCTGTGGTTTGGGGCGTACCAAGTGATTCACAACCAGTTAACCATTGGGCAATTGGTAGCATTTAATATGTTGCTGGGAAATATTATTAGGCCTTTCCAACGATTAACAGTTTTGTGGAATCAATTGCAAGAAGTGGTGATTGCAGTGGAACGCATTAATGATGTGTTGGATGCAGAACCAGAAGAGGATTTGCAGCAGCAGGCGCGGCAATCTTTACCACCCATTCAAGGTAACATTCGTTTTGACAACGTGACATTTCGCTATCACCCTGAAAGCGATATCAATGTTTTAGAAAATCTCAGTTTTGAAATACATAGTGGGCAAATGGTTGCCCTGGTGGGACGGAGTGGTTCGGGTAAAACCACAATTTCTAAGCTGGTTTTAGGATTATATCCCCCTACAGATGGCAAAGTCTTGATTGATGGACACGATATTACCAGTCTTTCGTTACGTTCTCTACGCGAACAAGTTGGGGTAGTTGACCAAGACACCTTTTTGTTTGGCGGAACGATTCGGGAAAATATTAGCTTGGCACATCCTGGGGCAACTTTGGCAGAGATTATTGAGGCGGCGCGATTGGCGGGTGCTGATGAGTTTATTAAAAAGTTACCTATGGGTTATGAAACCCAGATTGGTGAAGGAGGCGGGATGTTATCTGGAGGACAGCGACAAAGAATTGCGATCGCTAAGGCGTTGTTAGGCAATCCCAAGCTGTTGATTTTGGATGAAGCGACTTCCCATCTGGATGCAGAGTCAGAAAGGATTATTCAGACAAATTTAAACACAATTCTCAAAGGCAGAACCACCTTAGTAATTGCCCATCGCCTTTCAACAGTAAGAAATGCAGATTTGATTTTGGTGCTAGATCGCGGCGTGTTGATTGAGAGTGGAACTCACAAAGAGTTGATGGCCAAGCGCGGACATTATTTTTATCTCAATCATCAGCAGATGGATGTTGCGGGGTGA